Genomic segment of Nitrospirota bacterium:
CATTTGTCCTTACCGGTGACGCTGAGTGAAAGAAGATAAAAAAAGAAAGGTCCTAAGGGTTTTTGCTATTGGCATCCTCACCAGTATTATTGTCACACTCGCATCATATCTTGGCTATCTCGATTTCATACAGAGACGGGCGCTGGACCTCATGGTCTGGTGGAAAGAGGAAGAAAAACCATCTCAGATGGTCATAGTAACCATAGATGAGGAGGCATTCCAGTATCTCGGTGAAAGACAGCCTCTGCCAAGAAAATACCTTGCATCGTTGATTAACCTCATTAACAAATGCGGGGCAAGGGTTATAGGGCTTGATGTCGAACTTAAGGTCAGAACAGATAAAGATGCCGATACCTCTATCACAGAAGCCATCACAGACAGGACAGTACTAACATACGCAGTCATACCATCGTCAACAGAGGGACTCTATATTCCTACACCGTTGTTTATCAAAGACCCTAATATCATAAAAGGCTTTGCGAACACATACATAGACAGCGATGGTCTTATCAGGAGGACTCCATTAGTGTTAAAAGATGAAGGTGGCAATATTATGCATTCATTTGCACTCGCCATCTTTAAGCGTTTTACACAAAACAATGCTAACAAACGAGTATCCATTGATATGCATCCTGAGAAGGCTCTGAGGATAAATTACGCAGGGCATTCGGGAAGTTTCCCTATATATCCGAGTCTACCTCTCTTTCAGATGGAAGAAAGGAACATTAAACCTCCGTCTGATAATCCTTTCAAGGACAAAATCGTTTTGATTGGTGCAACATTCAAGGCGAGCAGAGACTTCTTTTTAACACCAAAGGGCTTAATGAGCGGGGTAGAGGTGCAGGCAAATATTGTGCATACGTTGCTTACAAAAGGTGAGGTAAGGGCTGTAAGCTGGATTATTGGATTACTGATACAGGTATCGCTCAGCATGATTGTGGGAATCCTCTTTATAACCTTTAGACCATTAAAGGCAGTTATAATAAGTCTCTCGGGCATATTCCTTTTCTTTGTCCCTCTCAGCTATCTGGCATATTCAAAGGGAAACTACTGGGTGGATTTTGTTCTACCTGTAGTTGCGGTCGCTATCACAAGTATTGCATATGACTATCTCGAAAGAAAAAAGATAAGAGAATCATTTAGCCAGTATGTGAGCAGTGAAGTCGTCGAAAAGATATACAGAGATGAATCAGCCCTTAAAGGACAGCGAAGGACTGTTACGGTTCTTTTCTCTGATATAAGAGGATTTANNNNNNNNNNNNNNNNNNNNNNNNNNNNNNNNNNNNNNNNNNNNNNNNNNNNNNNNNNNNNNNNNNNNNNNNNNNNNNNNNNNNNNNNNNNNNNNNNNNNAAGATAAGAGAATCATTTAGCCAGTATGTGAGCAGTGAAGTCGTCGAAAAGATATACAGAGATGAATCAGCCCTTAAAGGACAGCGAAGGACTGTTACGGTTCTTTTCTCTGATATAAGAGGATTTACTACCATCTCTGAGAACTTAGATGTGGAATTGCTTGTTAATCTCCTGAACGAATATTTTTCTATGATGACTGATGCAGTATTCAAACACGGAGGCATGATAAACAAATTTCTTGGAGACGCTGTAATGGCGATATATGGAGCACCTGTTGATAACGCTGATCATGCCATATGTGCCGCCAGGACCTCTCTTGAAATGCAGGAAGGTCTCGAAAGACTCAACAGCCAATGGAAGGAGAAAGGAATTGTTTCTCTCCGTATAGGTATCGGTATTCATACTGGAGAGGTCTTTGCCGGAAATATCGGCTCAAGGAAAAGAAAAGAATATACCGTAACGGGAGATGCAGTCAACCTGGCATCCCGTATAGAGGGCTTAAACAAGGAGTTTTCAACATCCATTCTTATTTCTGATGACACATACAATCTCATAAAGGACTTTGTTGAAATAAGAGACATGGGTATGGTAAATGTAAAGGGGAGGCAGCAACCTGTGAGGGTGTATGAGTTAAAGGGATTGAGACATAAGGAGGGTAACCAATGAAGCGGTTTGCTTTTGCATCATTGATCTTTATGGCTGTGACAGTCATCTCTTATTCTATATCAGAGGCTACCACAGCAATCATCACAGAGATAAAATTGGGGCATGGGGCTGTAGAGATAAGGCATTCAAGGGGGAAAGAATGGAAGCCAGCACTACCACTTCAATCGCTCAATGCAGGAGATACCATAAGGGTATCGAAGGATGCAAATGTGGTAATTATGTTTTCGGGTGGAGAGGAAATCGTAAGGATAAGTTCAACGAATTCTCCCTATGAGGTTAAGGTGCAGAAGGCACCAAGTAGCAGAACACAGAAAGCTCAGGCTGTATTAAGCGAAGTAGCAGGTTTTCTTGCAGGTAAAAAGAAAGATGTCCTCTCAGCACCATTAGCCGTGAGAGGTCTCCAGCGACCACCTGCCATTATTAGCCCTAAGGACACTAAGGTGTCCATACAGTCTGTCTTTGAGTGGATCGGAACTCCAAGGATTCCTTACACAATAAGGCTTATGCATGAGAACACAAAAATATGGGAAAAAGTCAAAATATATAAAACACATATCGCTTATCCAAAAGACGAAAAGCCGCTCAGCACTGGAATCAGGTATCTCTGGGAGATAGAGACAGCAGGCTACCCTCCAGTGAATGCCTGGTTTGAGATCGCAACAGATTCAGAGAAAAAGGGCATAGAAGATGAACTCAGTTTTCTCAACGAACCAGACTACAGATCTTTTCCTAAATCTACTATCGCTGTGTTAAAATATGGAATTCTGGTATCAAGGGGATTTCATGCCGAAGGCAGGAATATACTGATAGAAGCGTTAGCTGCAGACCCTGATGAGCCTGTCCTACATATCCTACTTGGAGATTTTTATGATAATATTGGACTTAAAGACCTTGCAGCAGAGGAGTATGACGAGGCGAATTTCCTGACCACCAGAAAGCCGTAAGGAAAAGAGTTATTGACCTGCGAGAGTGGCGGAACTGGCAGACGCGCTGGACTTAGGATCCAGTGGGTAAAACCGTGGGGGTTCAACTCCCCCCTCTCGCACCAGCGGTAAACCCCGTTAGAAGACTCCGCCTTCTAACGGGAAGGCTCACACGGGGCATTAACCCCGTGTTCGCTCAAAAAGGAAAATTATTTTCATCCCCGCTGCAAGCCAAGTTAGAAGTTTTCTTTGGTAGATGTTCATGTCGTGATGATAATAGAGGCTCATTCAATAATGAACTTCTAACAGGGCAAGCAGCGGGGCATTCTAACGGGGTAAAATCATATTCAGAGAAAAACCTGTGACTCTTCTCCGTCCACCATTTACAGGCTCAAAAAAGCAGAATTACAGATATTTCACTCCTCCATTATTTTATAAACTACATCGTGCTCCCTTGCGTGCTCCTTTACCCTAATACCAACATGATCACCTTTTTTTACATGGTTTACATTCTTATGTTCAATCTGCATAGACTCTACTTTCTGGATAAAATTTGAGGTATGCCCCTTGATGTGAATAGTATCTCCAACTGCCAGTTCACCTTCCATGACAACTGCTGCTACTTCCAGATGGGTATAGTAGTGACTTATAATACCTATTCTTTCCTCTTTCATATTTCCCTCCTCCATCATTTCCTTCTTTAAAGATCGAAGAACAAATTTCAAGGAGAATGTTATCTTTCTCCATGTGCAGAGAAAAGGGATAACTTGTCGCAAGACTAAGGGGTACATACCTACCTTTAGTTAGGTACGTAATTTAAATAAATCCTTAAATATAATCCCTTATAATCTGCTCAAGAATATGGTATGGTTCCTGGAAGATCGCAAGACCTTCTGGGACTTACATCCTTTAGAGTTCTCTGCCTTATATGGGAGTCTTTCATTAGAGATTGAGAGTATTCCCCTCTTCATCTCAACAACAGAAGGGTTCTTACACTCGAATTTCTCTATGAGATAGGATGCAGCCTCTTCTGGTTTTATTGCATTGCCACATGTAAATATATCAACAGCAGCATAACCATACTCAGGCCAGGTATGGATGGATAGATGAGATTCGGCAATAACGACCATCCCGCTAATACCAAAGGGACTGAATTCATGAAAAGCCACATCTATAATGGTGGCTTTCGCTTTCTTTGCGGCGGATACCATTGTCTCACGAACAGCATTAATGTCAGATATGGTATTAGAGTTGCAGTCCCTCAACTCTATAAGCAGATGTGTACCTAACGCATACAATCCCCTACCCCCCTTCATCTTGGTCTTGAAGTTGAAATATCTTCAGGACCATTGAGAATTTAAAACTAAGCAAAATATAACAATATGCCATAATTTGTCAAGGAAATTTTAGTATTTTGGAAACTCTCAGAACCAGAATCCATCCCTGAGTATTCTACCATCATCAGAGACAACAGCCTCTGCTGTAAAGTGTCTGCCCTTTGAAATAAGGTAGTCAAACCTCAGGTCTTTCCACCTTACCGCAAATCCATCTTCTGTCTTCTCGGTTGTAACATACGGATACCTTGCAAAACCAAGAAAAATATTTACAGCCCTTGCCTCTTTTGAAGCATCTATAATCTCTGTGGTATCTGATTTTTTTAACGCTGAAAGAATACCTCTTTCTGGCAAAAGCACATCTATGTTGCCCTTAAGAAACACATTGTCTTTCTCCACTACTGCATGCCATCTGAATGGGTTTGCAGGATTCGGGAATGCACCATAACTTACCGATGCAGGGTATTCTCTTATCAGCGTATCAATTGCCTTTGTGTGTGAAACAAGCCTCACTCCCCAGTATAGTATGATGAGTATAAGGACAGCAGATGCAATCGTTATCGAGAGGTTTTTAAATCTCCAGATCATAAGTAATCCTGAGAAAAGAACCACATACATCCAGAGGTCAATGATAAATACCACATCCCATGCATACCAGCGGTCACTGAACGGGTAAAAAACCTTCGTTCCGTAAGCAGTAGTAATATCCATCAGGACATGAACCGATGTGCCGAGCAGAGAGAGCATAAAAAGGGGCATAAGCCTTGGGTATGAGGTAAAATATCTCACAATGAGAGCAATTATCAGTGAAATAATCACGATACCTATGATCGAATGGGTTGGTCCACGATGGTATTTAAGGAATATCTCCCTTCCCCAGAGCCTGGCGGCGTAATCAATATCAGGTGCTATAGATGCAGCAA
This window contains:
- a CDS encoding CHASE2 domain-containing protein, translating into MKEDKKRKVLRVFAIGILTSIIVTLASYLGYLDFIQRRALDLMVWWKEEEKPSQMVIVTIDEEAFQYLGERQPLPRKYLASLINLINKCGARVIGLDVELKVRTDKDADTSITEAITDRTVLTYAVIPSSTEGLYIPTPLFIKDPNIIKGFANTYIDSDGLIRRTPLVLKDEGGNIMHSFALAIFKRFTQNNANKRVSIDMHPEKALRINYAGHSGSFPIYPSLPLFQMEERNIKPPSDNPFKDKIVLIGATFKASRDFFLTPKGLMSGVEVQANIVHTLLTKGEVRAVSWIIGLLIQVSLSMIVGILFITFRPLKAVIISLSGIFLFFVPLSYLAYSKGNYWVDFVLPVVAVAITSIAYDYLERKKIRESFSQYVSSEVVEKIYRDESALKGQRRTVTVLFSDIRGF
- a CDS encoding adenylate/guanylate cyclase domain-containing protein → KIRESFSQYVSSEVVEKIYRDESALKGQRRTVTVLFSDIRGFTTISENLDVELLVNLLNEYFSMMTDAVFKHGGMINKFLGDAVMAIYGAPVDNADHAICAARTSLEMQEGLERLNSQWKEKGIVSLRIGIGIHTGEVFAGNIGSRKRKEYTVTGDAVNLASRIEGLNKEFSTSILISDDTYNLIKDFVEIRDMGMVNVKGRQQPVRVYELKGLRHKEGNQ
- a CDS encoding translation elongation factor-like protein, whose product is MKEERIGIISHYYTHLEVAAVVMEGELAVGDTIHIKGHTSNFIQKVESMQIEHKNVNHVKKGDHVGIRVKEHAREHDVVYKIMEE
- the speD gene encoding adenosylmethionine decarboxylase, with amino-acid sequence MYALGTHLLIELRDCNSNTISDINAVRETMVSAAKKAKATIIDVAFHEFSPFGISGMVVIAESHLSIHTWPEYGYAAVDIFTCGNAIKPEEAASYLIEKFECKNPSVVEMKRGILSISNERLPYKAENSKGCKSQKVLRSSRNHTIFLSRL
- a CDS encoding metal-dependent hydrolase, whose product is MDPLTHTLTGAVLSAAGFKQKMGNIATVTLLAASIAPDIDYAARLWGREIFLKYHRGPTHSIIGIVIISLIIALIVRYFTSYPRLMPLFMLSLLGTSVHVLMDITTAYGTKVFYPFSDRWYAWDVVFIIDLWMYVVLFSGLLMIWRFKNLSITIASAVLILIILYWGVRLVSHTKAIDTLIREYPASVSYGAFPNPANPFRWHAVVEKDNVFLKGNIDVLLPERGILSALKKSDTTEIIDASKEARAVNIFLGFARYPYVTTEKTEDGFAVRWKDLRFDYLISKGRHFTAEAVVSDDGRILRDGFWF